A single genomic interval of Pangasianodon hypophthalmus isolate fPanHyp1 chromosome 8, fPanHyp1.pri, whole genome shotgun sequence harbors:
- the zbtb34 gene encoding zinc finger and BTB domain-containing protein 34 produces the protein MEDEGSFIEFDVPEFSNTVLKQLNELRLQGKLCDIIVHIQGRPFQAHKAVLAASSPYFRDHSSLGTMSGLSISVIKNPAVFEQLLTFCYTGHMELHLRDVVSFLTAASFLQMQAVIDKCTQILEGLHSKISLPVVSGQAESEEDLDSRVGHNGAKEMGIFLNPTQISPPYYPRKSHRVEASGGGKGLAHLAEEGQSDRGSDCASEQEASMEVEPDQVDLIEKNGQVADIHIKLEKTERPSYSDSSSAGDDSFHTELVDGEQVLAVTVGPYGPVPPPAQYTYSALPSSCFVGISPSSPSQSILSGFRGGRTRPRRNMPVPADVLSQLKPGAEEGEGMASGVVFENDVRERGLRGHWYPFNERLVCVYCGKSFNQKGSLDRHMRLHMGITPFVCKYCGKKYTRKDQLEYHIRGHTDNKPFHCQICGKCFPFQGTLNQHLRKKHMGSGVEVNNHTGPQGEAADGQRGAPVEVSEIVYNDTYNDDGSAKTSEESVKGSAEEPPGPRCD, from the coding sequence ATGGAGGACGAAGGCAGCTTCATAGAGTTTGATGTGCCAGAGTTCAGCAACACTGTTCTTAAGCAGCTCAATGAGCTGCGGCTCCAGGGTAAGCTCTGCGATATTATTGTGCACATCCAGGGCCGACCATTCCAGGCACACAAAGCTGTGCTGGCTGCCAGTTCACCATACTTCCGTGACCACTCGTCTCTAGGCACCATGAGTGGGCTCTCCATCTCGGTGATCAAGAACCCGGCAGTGTTTGAGCAGCTATTAACCTTTTGCTACACGGGACACATGGAGCTGCATCTGCGTGATGTTGTTAGCTTCCTTACTGCCGCCAGCTTCCTGCAAATGCAGGCTGTCATCGACAAGTGTACCCAGATCCTGGAGGGCCTCCATTCAAAGATCAGTTTGCCTGTGGTTTCTGGCCAAGCAGAATCTGAAGAAGACCTCGATTCTAGAGTGGGACACAATGGTGCAAAAGAGATGGGTATTTTTTTGAATCCTACCCAGATTTCCCCACCCTATTACCCTAGGAAAAGCCATCGAGTAGAAGCAAGTGGAGGTGGAAAAGGGCTTGCGCACTTAGCAGAGGAGGGGCAATCAGATCGAGGGAGCGATTGCGCTTCAGAGCAGGAGGCATCAATGGAAGTAGAGCCTGACCAAGTAGACTTGATTGAAAAGAACGGGCAAGTCGCTGATATACACATCAAGTTGGAAAAAACGGAGCGGCCCAGCTACTCAGACAGCTCTTCGGCGGGCGATGATAGCTTCCACACAGAACTGGTGGATGGTGAGCAAGTTTTAGCTGTGACTGTGGGACCTTATGGGCCAGTGCCACCCCCTGCTCAGTACACCTATTCAGCACTTCCTTCATCCTGCTTTGTCGGTATCAGTCCATCCAGTCCCTCTCAGTCAATTCTCAGTGGATTTCGAGGTGGCCGCACCAGACCTAGGCGGAATATGCCAGTCCCGGCTGATGTACTTTCTCAGCTTAAGCCAGGCGCAGAGGAAGGAGAGGGAATGGCATCAGGAGTTGTTTTTGAGAATGACGTGAGGGAACGAGGTCTCCGTGGCCATTGGTATCCTTTCAACGAGCGCCTTGTTTGTGTCTACTGTGGCAAGTCCTTCAACCAGAAAGGCAGCCTGGACCGCCACATGCGTTTGCACATGGGCATTACTCCATTCGTCTGCAAGTACTGTGGCAAGAAGTACACACGCAAAGACCAACTAGAGTATCACATCCGTGGCCACACGGACAATAAACCCTTCCACTGCCAGATTTGCGGCAAGTGCTTCCCTTTTCAGGGCACCCTCAACCAGCACTTGCGCAAGAAGCACATGGGTTCCGGCGTCGAGGTGAACAACCACACAGGCCCACAGGGGGAAGCAGCAGATGGCCAGCGAGGGGCGCCAGTGGAGGTTTCGGAGATTGTGTACAACGATACCTATAATGATGATGGGTCTGCAAAAACGAGCGAGGAGAGTGTAAAAGGCAGTGCCGAAGAACCCCCTGGGCCCAGATGTGATTAA